The Macadamia integrifolia cultivar HAES 741 unplaced genomic scaffold, SCU_Mint_v3 scaffold1075, whole genome shotgun sequence DNA segment AACAATCCCATCATtcattttcttctaattttaacCTTCAGGGTCCAGTTAAGCTTCCCTACAGGCAAGGGAATTGCCCTGGGTAGACGGAGTGGCACCTCGTACTCTCCCATAGTTGTTAATGGAGATGGTAGGTGCAGGTTCTCTGGCTGGACATCCACACAAAGCTGCCTCACCACCTGAAATATAAAAATGGGCATTAATTCtcacttgcattttttttttttggggtgaatgtCACTTGCATATTTGTTTCTACGCTAAAGAGGAAAAGGGGGAGAGGGAAAAAGCCACAAAGGCAATGATATTcaaagagaggagagggagtATGGCCTTaaaattgtatttatttatgcttttttttttttttttttttttttgtgggggggggtgggggatttATCTACAATAACTGAACATTCAAAGCACAAGTAATACCCAGTTTCTTCCCAATGAATTACCATAACCTACATGTCTGGTCCTTGAGCAAGTGAAACAATCAGAAACCACACACCAAGGCTCATCTGCTTGCATATTCAAGAGGAGAAAGCCAATTAACCTAGAAGATAAAACTATATACCTCTGATACGAGCTCATCTTTTGTCACAGGCGAACGCAAATCATTGTCGACCTTGATAAGCCTCCTCAGCGACTACAAAAAATATGCCAATCAATCTACCATATATCAAAATGATACAATGCATTTATCTGTTGTTTAAGCTTTGAAAAACAAACttcaatcatcaatatttaaaTTAACCATGGATTGTTATTATTTAATCAAAGCTAGTTTGGATTACACAATAagacaaaaatcataattacacaatgatttttttttgtctatctctctcctcaaattcaaatttttttgaattttttcttttcttttcttggcttccaaacatagccttactGACCCTTCTAACGCAACCCCCCCATCCCtatccctacccctacccccaACACTATTGCACACCACCCCCAACACACACAGCCCCTTCCTAGTGTTgggtggaaagaaaaaaaacactgcTGACCAGCAGAGGCCATTTCGTCTGCAAGAACTGGACGATTCATCAACATCCCCAGAGTCTGTAAGGGATGCATCCAACCCCTCTTTATCTACCAAATCTtgtcttttgtaatttttttttttttttttttgggtgccaAGGTGGACTCACCACTATGGTGATCCGAAGAGGAAGTGGGCGCCCACTAGGACTCATGGGGGCGGGGAGTAGGGGGCTACCAATGGTGCATGGAAAGCACTGGTGCACTTTCAAGACGAGTTGATCCACTAACCAACACTTGGGCACGCTCTAAAGCGAGCAGTGCCATTGACTATTTTCCTCATTGTAGGCTTCTTATATTACTGTGTTTTATCTGCTTATATATGTCATTCTGTTCGATACTACTTGTTTTTTTATATACCACATTATCATCTCATTGCTTTGCGTGTTATATATTTGCTTTGGTACATTATCATCTCCCTGTCTGGGTGTGTGTTAACTGCTTGCTCCCTCTCCCTCTATCTGAGTAGCTTGATTCTTTTTGTTATGTGCATGAAATCTTAAGTTCTTTAGTTCTGTGTActacatcatcatctctgtGCCTTGCTTTGATTATGCATCTTATTCTATTTGTGGAAACTGTCTTCTAATGCATTAAGTGTCCTTTCTTTTCTATCCTTTGTGCATACTTATTTACTATATATCTCTACTTTCTTATATTGGTGCATCAGCTAGGCAGCCGGCACTTCAATATATTCAGCCAACCTCCGTTCATATGGATCCtttctcatttcttcatttcccttattttgtttggacctcagttttccctactttgttttacatggatccatgtagccgaccccattaagtagGGATAAGGAtgagtttgttgtttttgtttgaaTCAAAGCTAGTCTTGATAAACTATCATCACATAAACAACACAGGTACCCACAAGCTCCTGCAATTTTTATTCTTATGGTTTTCAAAATTTAGAAACTTTAGCTCAGAATATATTCATTTGCTGGAATTGATTGATATGAATCAATTTCTTAAAGGACTGATAAATATGCAAAGAGGAATAAATTATCCAGATATTCAAAATGACATCAAGCTTTATCTTGATGCATTGCAACCattagtttttttaatttttgcgggggtgggggggtgtatAACTGTGTAATGCAACCTCTAAGCATATATAGTTCTGCATCAACTGATACATTAAATAGGCAAtgggaccaaaaaaaaaaaatatatatatatatatatatatattctaaccTGACAAACTGCTAACCCTTccagaaagaaagaataaagtAGAAGGAAACGATGGGAACTGAATTTTTCACTACTTGTGCTTGGGAAAACACAATCCAACCATCTCTAATCAGATACAAATGATCCCATTTTTAATGGTTACTTAAAAACAAAGGTTTCAATGTTCACAACTTTTTTCTCATATGGGTAGTTGGGTACCCACAAAACTCTACCCTTGTGACAGTTCATCTCCAAATGTAACTACACAAAAGTGTATACCATCTCCACAAGTGATACAAGtttcttttggggtttttttttttttttttNNNNNNNNNNNNNNNNNNNNGGTTGTGTTGGGGCTTCAAACTCTATTCATGACTTtcataatgaaagaagaaaacagtGATGAAACCATGTTATCCAGGCTACTGACCTGGtaataaaaagggagaaattacctagatccacttgataagataatttattacaaaataagaaggtctaaaatttattttacattcactaGTTTCAAgttaaaaaatatttacttacTTCCCAAAGTTAGTTATTGTTCATGGGacccaagaaaaaataaaagcaaactcCCTAAAATAACCCTAACCTTACTTACAGTGTATAACTGCTGATGTGGAATCACATTAGTATTGTGTCTTGGAAACCAACGTGATGACCTAAGGTATTTGTTCCAATGCAGCAGCATTGATGGTAATCATACCTATAAATAGTTTCAAATGTCACTTTTCAACTACAGTTTCATGGACCGGTTTCATGTGCCTCTTTTCAACTTTGATTGTCTTTTTGTGTTGCTCTAACTTGGCCTTTTCACTAGTagaaaattgataaaatgtGTGAAAATTGTCTGCAACTCCTGCATTGGTGTATTGAGTATTGGGTGGCTGGGAGCCCCTTAGGACGCGTACCCAAATGCTTTCAGCCGTCTGATGCTCACCGCATCTCACCGCTCACTACAGAGTATGTGGACTCAGATAACAGAGAACACAACATAACTAGGCAAACCTGACGATCTACCAGTCCGGTATGGTTTGAGTATCAATATCGGATCATCTGTATCGGTTTTACAAGTTATCGATTCCGATAATTGGCCGATATCATATTGTTTGAACGATACGaatcaggggtaaaaatgtcaaaaatctGTTATGTGAAGTTCTCCCTCCACAATTGATGATTTGACTTCCTCCTATTCGAACACAAGCAAACGTGAAGGAACCCCTCCCCTGTTCCCTCTCCGCGTCTTGTTGGCCGGTGCTGTCTCTTGAGCTCTCACCTcctggagttggagttggagttagAGGCGCTACCATTTACTCTCAGCCCCGAAGTCTCACTTGCTTAGTTTCAGGTGAGATCTCCATTCTTTCCGGCTTAAATCCTTTGGTTTCATTTTTCCATCTCTGCTCATATGTCGGAGAATCGAATGAACGAAAAGGGAAAACTGGAttttctaagttttttttttttttttttttctgaataatAGAGTGGTTTGGGTTTAATCGGTCTCTGGAGAAGTAGGTTTCCTGGGTTTTATGTCTTTTTTGTCGTTGTGCTCGTTTAAGGTCTTTAAATGAGCCTTATCTTGATTTTTGTTAGTTCTGCATTATTAAATCTTTAATTATTTCTGTTCATTCCTGTAGAAAAGGCCAAGTCAGAGCAACACAAAAAGACAATCAAAGTTGAAAAGAGGCATATGAAACCGGTCCATGAAACCATAGTTGAAAAGTGACATTTGAAACTATTTATAGGTATGATTACCATCAATGCTGCTGCATTGGAACAAATACCTTTGGTCATCACGTTGGTTTCCAAGACACAATACTAATGTGATTTCACCTCAGCAGTTATACACGGTTAGAAAGGTTAGGGTTATTTTAGGgagtttgcttttattttttcttgggtCCCTTGAACAATAACTAACTTTGggaattaagtaaatatttttaaacttgaaactagtgaatgtaaaataaattttagacCTTCTTATTTTGTAATAAATTATCTTATCTAGTGGATCTAGGTAATTTCCCCAATAAAAAGTTACTTCCAAACAGAGAAGCTCTTCTCTGAAATCAACCCCACTGCTATTGCTTTTGGTCCTAAAGTTTTTAATCATGAGGTAAGCaataaatttattaatttttaccTCAATAATCAAGGCAAACAGGTGAAAGACTGTAATATGCGATCTTATTATTGAGAGTGAATCTGACTTTTCCCAAACAGTATATGATGGTATCCAGTTGCTCTGAGCTTTGCAAGGGTTTTGAGCGCTGCAATCGACTTTTTGCTTCCAAGACTGCTCTGTCAAAAGCATATGGATTAATTCCATCGACTGCCTAGGTTGAACTGTTGCAACCTTACCATTGAGCCAAGGCCAAACTTCTACAAGAAATGTTACATTCTATCTAtctataaacaaaaaaataaaaataaaaaggtaacTGTGTGAAGTATTGTGATTCACAAACATCAAAATGATAATCGTTTTGTAccacccaaacaaaaaaaaaacacagaagGGATGAATTGTCCAGATAACACTGCAAATGACTGGATTTATAAAAGATGGTCATAATTGTTCACAGGGTCCTTTGGACTAAACTAATCTGAACTTAATACCAAGATGAGCTACAAACCAGGCGAGCATTATCCAAACGCTTGGCAGCCATTTGATATTCCTTCATTTTGTCCTCTTTGGTTTGTGGAAGTACTGTAACCGTCTCCACTTCATCAGGTTGGTAAATCTGAACAAGTTCGAGGCTAAAAAAAAGTTAAGATAGTGAGGGTTATTAAACTGAAACAATGACGGGTGCATTCCTTTTTTGGAAGtaaatcagaaaaagaaaatggaattttgTAGGCTGAGAAGCAAATCTACCATTCAAGATGATAAACCAAACATGTTATTGGCTAACTACTATTCAAGATAAAAACCAAACATGTGTTTGGTTAACATTCACAAAAACAGTGTGGACACAACAAGATGAGACTTcagatgaaagaaaaagatacaAAAAAACAGCAGGAAAGTACTAGTATTTGGTAAACAGAAGGTGCCAAAAGTGATTCTCACATAAAGAATATATAAACACTGGTATAAGATAAAACAAAATCACAGAGAGTGTCAACAACATGAATTCGTAAAGGATAAAGAATCCACCATGTAACTTGAAAACTTCATGATGGAAAGCAAATAACAATTTCCCCATGAAATGCTCCCTCGTCTGGTGCCAACCCTTAAAATTATCCTCAGGGCCTTCATATAGGGAATTCAGCAAGGCAGATGAAATATTTCTCCGTGAACTGGATTTCTGGTCTTTGTAGGGTTTACTAGGGGTAGGTGACCCTATCATATGGATGAAAATAAGATATAATGATAGTTTTGATTGGTTTTTGTTGTTGGTTCATGAAAGAAACGAAAGAAGAGAGGCATGTCTTCTGGAATGAATTGGAGGATGCATATAATGATGTAGAATTATGGTTTCCAACATTAGATGAGCCTGCAATAAGTATAACCAAGCACAAAATAACCCTAGGATCACAGTTGGTTAAGGTTCAGTAGAAGACAAAATAGATACTACTTATGTTCAGAAAAGGGTTCAAGTAAAGAGAATTAAGGTTTAGGATAAATTTTGGATTAGGATTCTAAAAGATAAAGGGTGTTCATGCAAGTAGGCCAGGTAGATGGAAACTAGAATTTTGTGAAAGGCAAAAGACAGGTTATTGCAGGAATGAGTTTTGCAATAggtagagagaaaatagaaagtagggGAAAGTCAACCCCCACAAATATGTGAAGTCATGAACCAGGGATTTATTGGCACTTATTATGGTTTAGATGTGAGGGTCATGGATGATGAATTGAGATGATTTGAGgaataaaataagggagaaagaaggcCGGACATCACTAGGGTATGGTTACAGAATACTAGTAAAAGCAAAAAATTAAAGAGAGTAGGCTATAGCAAAAGGGGAACAAGATGGGCTAAAACCCACCAAGGATTTAGTGCAAGCACTAACTAACAGAACTCAAAGATTAATCACAAGACTAACACGTAGAACAACTCAACTTCAATTCAAGAAAGCAAATAACAATCCAACTAACAAGCCTGACCAGCCCCTTTATATTTACATTGGTTACAATTCTTTTAAAACAAAACTGCTAGACCAACAACTTCCCAAACACATTCTGAATCCATCTTTGAAACAAATCAGATTATAAATTCCGTAGTTGTCATTCGTCACGGCGTTGGAGGGGTGCCTAGGCAACAAGGTGCCCACCTACCATTGCCTAGGCAGCCTAGGTGTGCAGTATATGACTATATGAAATATAGAAATGataaatttatataattatgctcatatgcaacatagaagaagtcataccaatgcaatatgatataattatgctagtaatggCCTAATATGAGATTCAACATATAATGAACAAAAtataggatataatataagaATATTCATtgaaaaacaaagcaataaacataaatcaacgtaAACTCGCAAAGTGTCAACAAGATGTGTCGTCGCTCGCCTTGGACACAAGAAAGAGCCTGGCCACCGATTGaccccttgacaactatgctagaTTCTCTACCTTACCAAAAGCCAAAAATCTAGGACcattttctgattcttcaaaattctcTCTAATTACTGTGACTTGTGGCTCTAACTTGCTAATTCCTAAACTAGACTTAAGAAAATAGGAACTAACTTCTAACAAGTAACCCCTAACAAGCTTCGCACTTACTTTGTTACAAAAATACCCACCCCCACACAACCAGAAAGTTACCAAAATACTCACCAACTTATTTTAATGAGATTTTTCAATTCCCCCTAAATTCCTTTCTTGTACAAGTAGCCTTTTTAGGGATTTTCCCAATGATTTCCATTTGGCCACTTCCCACAGGCTCAATCACTCCCACGGCCGTCAGTAGTCATGCCCCATAAGTGCAGAGCAATAGTTTGAAATGACACTCCAGCACATTGGCATGCAGGTTTAAGAACAAAGGAAACTTGATTTCTTCTTGGAAAGATTCCAGCTATGTGGAGGCTTTAGCTTTGATGAAAAGCCCTTAAATTATCAAAGGTTTCTTTAATACTCCTGTTTATTTAGGTCATTCTTCTAAAGACCATGCTTAAATATTGGGGAAAAGCTTTGgttattaaaaatattaaaaaaaaaaaaatgcattctaACTCCAGTTTCCTCTACTTTAATATGATTAGCAACACTTTATCTAGGAGGACATATGCCATACAATTAACAACTGATTCACTAGTAAGAGATTAATGAAAAGAACCTTTCTCTGTTCTCTGATGAGATACGCATATTTGTCAATGTTGGGGACGGCAAGCAACTTGGGCATCAAGTGGTTCCGGAAATATCCAGGAGCAACCTTTACCATTTCACCAGCTTTACCGAGCTTCTCTATGCTCTGGATGTTCATCGCAAATATCAGATTCCTAACttcagatttaaaaaaaaaaaaaaaaaaaaaaatggtgtggGCTTGATAAAGGCTGGAGGAGAGCAAGTGCTGGGACTGGAAGGTTCTGTTGATGGAAACCCAGCCAAATGCCGTTGGTTAACCGTCAATAGACATATGGTATATCATATGCCCCCCCCACTCTCTCGAGCTCCTAGCATAGGAGGTCGGGGGAGTGTCTTTTGCATCCAAATACGCTCTTCGACCTCTTCAATGACTGGTCGACGAGTATATTGGTATATCATATGCCCCCCACTCTCTCGAGCTCCTAGCATGGGGGCTCGAGGGATTAGCGCTTGTGTTTGGGCACGTGCCTTGGCCTTCTAATATTTGAAGATGTTGGGTGTCTGGTTTTTCGATGCTCCCTCAAATTTCATTTCCATTCTGACAtactccttcccttcttcttcttcttttaaagACGATGATTTGACTGCTGCCGTAGTCCTGCCATAAatgaggaagggagagagagagatgcccaCGTGTCCGCCTTTTATTGGGGTGAACGATCGTGGCATAGATCAATGGGATCGCAATCATCTAGGGTGTTGATGTCGTCCTATCTAACGGATGGCATGTTGTACTTGAGAACGTGTGTTTGTTGTGGGGTTTTGGAGCTGATGTGCCTTGATtaatcaatcatcatctcttttGCTTCGAAGCATCAATCAAGGAGTATATATAAGTTTGGttgatttatttctctttcctatttcttctccCCTGAATTACTTTGGGTTCATGGCTGTGGCAGCAACTCCATTTTCTCCGATGCTGGTATCTTGTTTATCTTCTTCAATCCTCAAGTTCCAGAGACTTGGTAAGCTATTCTCGTCATTTGTGCTTTTTTTTGTTACATTAATCCATGGAGTCGAGGACGTCAAAGTCATCTGAGAGGTCTTTTTAGTCTATTGTTGGGGTGTCCCTTGGGTCTGTTAGGGTAGTTATAGGCAATCGTCGTTCTCTGGCGAAGAATCTTGCTGCTTTGCGGAAACCATGAGCAAAATTTTCCTTTGGGTTTCATGATCCTACTGTTGGCATGTCCATTAGTGAAGTGGCCTTCAGGATCTCTCGGCGAAGCTAGAGAAGTTCTATAGGGTATATCATATTCCGAACGCTATGGAGCTTTGAGTTCCAGAGGCCCTAAAGAGGGCTAATCATCCCTTGGAAGGGGAGATATGTGTGTATCAATCTTCTCTCGTCAATGGACTGCATTTTCCATTCACCCCCTTTGTCTGTCAAGTTCTAAGGCACTATGGAGTTGTGCTCTCTCaatttgtgataccctactttctaaacccggtctaattacctgTATTGACTTAGTTTCATCATATAGGGGATGAACCGGAGTGAAATGAtgcaagtaccatatggaatatggtagcaaaagtgaccttgaactcgagTTGGCCCGACAAGATCGAGCGTGTACCAAGTGCAATATGCGCACCCAAATCTTGCACTTGCACacaccacgaggccatgtacaagaagtaagggtacgtgctagtaattttgggtgcctatgcaaattaattataagtatgagtttgtccccattaaagtccaagtggaacactagcaatgggctgactagaatggtatactcacctgagaatacccacctaagatatacccacctaagatatacccacctgagactAGAAGATAGGCCCGACAAGACCGAGCGTGTACCAAGTGCAATATGCGCACCCAAATCTTGCACTTGCAcgcaccacgaggccatgtacaagaagTAAGGGTACGTGCTAGTAATTTTGGGTGCCTATGCAAATTAATTATAAGTATGAGTTTGTCCCCATTAAAGTCCAAGTGGAACATTAGCAATGGGCTGACTAGAATggtatactcacctgagaatacccacctaagatatacccacctaagatatacccacctaagactagaagatatttttgggggcccaggtataaaaggggagacatttattatcttttccctcattaatggtAATTGGTCGGTGGGacagtaaagaagagagagaaagaagaagaaaggaaaaagaggaagaagaagaagaaagaagaaggggaatcgaCCGTGGAGCTTCACTGGAGCaaggtcttggtattttgagtcTGGATTAATGATTAACTCGCCtggatcttcgatttgaggtaggtattgaaCACCTTCCAAGGATTCTTGAGAAAACCCCCTTTCTTACACCCTCTTCttaatttttgggaaagaacccacttggatcatGCTAAtctaatcaaatctaaggactAATGGAAAGTGTGTACAATAATTTTGAACGATTTGGAAGGAGAGTTGGTGaaaatctagagtatttggaagttcttgagcaaaagaagtgaaatttagggtttcatttgtgttcttaagaaagaggtaagaatctccttctttcttttgatttgatcttagatctaggttgatgatatatgattggaccttagatgagtgatttgagtctccggatcgaccccaaacaagttccccaagccgaagagaagatgggaaagaagaggggaaaactTCGTTCCAAGACTAGGGGTGTTtctggcccacctgagttcccagaactcaatttTTAAGCTCTGGTGTAATCGGCGGGCATGAAATCGGTGGGCTATAAAGCCCGCCTGTCTTTGACTCATACCCACCTATCTTTCCAGAATATCCAGAATGGGTCCAAATTAGATAGGTAACCcctatttatgattctaaacccgattttagtgtttaaatataatgattttgaccctaaaatagtgaaatgataaaccattatgtttatgatagttTATACTCATTATATGCGTATCTACACATTGGATCTCTTACGTACTAGGTACGAGTAtggtgtacatatacaagtaagtggaaagtggactctgatttaatttcataatgttatgcatcatttaacatatgttagtctagccatgtcatcatatcacttttgtgtagactagacatcacatatgccatatcacgcatttgaatgtgcatttacataatatgctatgctttgtgttatgattgaatattcattatgttttgatgtatgtgatggaggaatttcatttgaacataatatgcatgctagattttagatgccgtagtcggcttgaaaacgagtgtaTGGTGGCTCGTAGAATGGGACGTGGTGCcatcgtgtaatcgtactatacTCATGTAAAAGCATGTGACTAGGATTTATATACCcctttgtgctacgacccttcccaacaggggttcacGTGTTGGGTTACTATTGGGGAAAAGCATTAGGTTACAGTTATCAAACTTCTACAGCTGTTAGAAGTACGCACGACTGATCGCTAGGATAGTCAGTAACCCCGGTGATATATTTGGAGGGCCGattgtactacttttattttgggtggagtcaccctttcactttttgtcatttaaatttgcCTAGAGttggcttgcattttaaatttcggtaccaatggtgggccttcttcgacaaccttatgggcgtatcgtgggatggggttcACGGCTGGTACTTGGGGCATACACGCATGGTGATTGtgcctatgacctagtaatgttgttaggctaataggattaaaatgaattgcatacatataggcaCATATGTATTGTGACTGTTTCTGTAGTTTttcttgtgtggtcttcctttccacttactgggctagtgagctcatcccacgtgcacgactctttttagatgattttgcaagttaCTCACCTAAAGATCATGAGCTGGGCCCCACTGTGAAGTTTtcctctgaggactggtgggtctcctgatgagttcgagcatggtgccgattgcacgtgcgaggattATGATG contains these protein-coding regions:
- the LOC122062578 gene encoding 50S ribosomal protein L9-like isoform X3, whose translation is MRISSENRESLELVQIYQPDEVETVTVLPQTKEDKMKEYQMAAKRLDNARLSLRRLIKVDNDLRSPVTKDELVSEVVRQLCVDVQPENLHLPSPLTTMGEYEVPLRLPRAIPLPVGKLNWTLKVKIRRK
- the LOC122062578 gene encoding uncharacterized protein LOC122062578 isoform X2, with the translated sequence MRISSENRESLELVQIYQPDEVETVTVLPQTKEDKMKEYQMAAKRLDNARLSWKQKVDCSAQNPCKAQSNWIPSYTVWEKSDSLSIIRSHITVFHLFALIIESLRRLIKVDNDLRSPVTKDELVSEVVRQLCVDVQPENLHLPSPLTTMGEYEVPLRLPRAIPLPVGKLNWTLKVKIRRK
- the LOC122062578 gene encoding uncharacterized protein LOC122062578 isoform X1 produces the protein MVKVAPGYFRNHLMPKLLAVPNIDKYAYLIREQRKIYQPDEVETVTVLPQTKEDKMKEYQMAAKRLDNARLSWKQKVDCSAQNPCKAQSNWIPSYTVWEKSDSLSIIRSHITVFHLFALIIESLRRLIKVDNDLRSPVTKDELVSEVVRQLCVDVQPENLHLPSPLTTMGEYEVPLRLPRAIPLPVGKLNWTLKVKIRRK